A window of Desulfobacterales bacterium contains these coding sequences:
- a CDS encoding sulfotransferase encodes MIRKVLSRLGRLFLSEKRYQAIREKILGHFRVDSETKYKRIRATFFKKTRKREEYHNVYRSRLNHLVHVDQPMVLISQAARSGGTMLHRLFDSHPECHTYPVELAMGIKPDIYDYPWPEINLNDTPETWLKSLVQIHVWRWLKNDFRYWPQDKETYPFIFCPLLCEKIFNTCVVDLRHSAINQRNIFNSYMTAFFNAWVDNQNLYSPSLKKFTVAFAPQMVLEKENIRKFFGVYPDGKFISVIRDPFSWYASASRYRPKIYGEIESSIQNYWKKSTNNAIELWREHKERVILIRFDSLVQNTEGVMEGLAGKLGIEFTNSMLDPTFNNHSIKANSSFNEKKNLKKQTINRYKEILSQDEIRRIDLLSTELYDKALKVSEAF; translated from the coding sequence TTGATACGAAAGGTTTTAAGCCGACTGGGAAGACTTTTTTTAAGTGAAAAAAGATATCAAGCTATAAGAGAAAAAATTTTGGGCCATTTTCGGGTGGATAGTGAGACAAAATATAAGAGAATAAGGGCGACATTCTTTAAAAAAACTCGTAAAAGAGAGGAATACCATAATGTATACCGCTCTCGTTTGAATCACCTTGTGCATGTAGACCAGCCCATGGTGCTTATTTCTCAGGCTGCTAGATCCGGCGGCACGATGCTGCACAGGTTATTTGATAGTCATCCGGAGTGCCATACATACCCTGTAGAATTGGCAATGGGAATAAAACCGGATATCTATGATTATCCGTGGCCAGAAATAAACTTAAATGATACTCCAGAAACTTGGCTCAAGTCTCTTGTTCAGATACACGTATGGAGATGGCTGAAGAATGATTTCCGGTATTGGCCACAGGATAAAGAAACCTACCCATTTATTTTTTGCCCATTGTTATGTGAAAAAATATTTAACACATGCGTGGTTGACCTGAGACATTCAGCCATCAATCAGAGAAACATATTTAATTCTTATATGACAGCATTTTTCAACGCGTGGGTTGATAATCAAAATCTTTATAGCCCGTCTTTAAAAAAATTTACTGTGGCTTTTGCCCCCCAAATGGTTCTTGAAAAAGAGAACATTAGAAAGTTTTTTGGAGTTTATCCCGATGGGAAATTTATCTCTGTTATTCGTGACCCTTTTAGCTGGTATGCTTCGGCTTCTCGTTACCGCCCAAAAATATATGGAGAAATCGAATCAAGCATACAGAATTATTGGAAAAAATCTACCAATAACGCCATTGAACTTTGGAGAGAGCACAAAGAAAGGGTGATATTAATAAGATTTGACTCTCTTGTTCAGAATACGGAGGGAGTGATGGAAGGCTTAGCTGGTAAGCTGGGCATAGAATTTACTAATTCAATGCTGGACCCTACTTTTAATAATCATAGTATAAAAGCAAACTCAAGTTTTAATGAAAAGAAAAATTTAAAGAAACAAACAATAAATCGATATAAAGAGATTTTATCTCAAGATGAGATAAGACGAATTGATTTGCTATCCACCGAACTCTATGACAAAGCCTTAAAAGTATCCGAGGCATTTTGA
- a CDS encoding glycosyltransferase, with product MKFSKILFITCMPLEAPRSASKAFMGVLLDKYPDLFAWFSLRAPEPETPNPFDIPYGFTESFQRLTRYPHLKQFIKLFPWAWYAGKKAADFGRTHQVQVVLADLAFEAVVAGRVAARILGVPLLSMVHDDPVNRIRVKNYPSWLVNLYHREFEKTLRTSQSCAVISDYMGEIYQKRYGVKTITLFPGVEKEKCLAPRTLDSKKSPIIIGSVGSINSKRNWNILVESVNLLNQRHGKGKFRILHLGRPSRDLLITEDVEATGWLPEKEFESQLRRIDIGFLNWDFAPEMAETRRTSLPLKITTYIQAQVPMLALGPIDSTVVRYLNDYDCGLACTKPETKSFADQLENLVFNGDLFNSALNGVIAQKAIFSRQVFFKCFEQFVQPISLII from the coding sequence ATGAAATTTTCAAAAATCCTTTTCATAACATGTATGCCTCTTGAAGCCCCCCGTTCTGCATCAAAGGCATTTATGGGTGTTCTTCTTGATAAATACCCTGACTTATTCGCCTGGTTTTCCCTGAGAGCACCGGAGCCGGAAACGCCAAATCCATTTGATATCCCATACGGTTTTACCGAATCTTTTCAGCGTCTGACCCGTTATCCGCATTTGAAACAATTTATCAAATTATTTCCCTGGGCCTGGTACGCAGGGAAAAAAGCTGCTGATTTTGGTCGCACCCATCAGGTCCAGGTGGTGCTGGCCGACCTGGCGTTCGAAGCGGTTGTCGCCGGCCGGGTAGCTGCTCGGATTTTGGGTGTGCCATTGCTTTCAATGGTGCATGACGACCCGGTTAACCGTATTCGAGTTAAAAATTACCCCTCTTGGCTGGTCAATTTGTACCACCGTGAGTTTGAAAAGACCCTCAGGACTTCTCAAAGCTGTGCCGTCATCTCGGATTATATGGGAGAAATTTACCAGAAGCGTTATGGGGTGAAAACCATCACCCTGTTTCCGGGTGTGGAAAAGGAAAAATGTTTAGCGCCACGCACACTCGATTCCAAAAAATCGCCAATCATCATTGGCTCAGTTGGCAGCATTAATTCCAAAAGAAACTGGAATATATTGGTTGAATCAGTGAATTTGCTAAACCAGCGGCACGGTAAAGGGAAATTCCGCATATTGCATCTCGGCAGGCCTTCCAGGGATCTTTTAATAACTGAGGATGTGGAAGCTACTGGATGGCTGCCGGAAAAAGAATTTGAAAGCCAGTTAAGGCGAATTGATATCGGCTTTCTTAACTGGGATTTTGCACCGGAAATGGCAGAAACCCGGCGGACCTCACTACCTCTTAAAATAACAACATATATCCAGGCGCAAGTACCAATGTTGGCATTGGGCCCGATTGACAGTACGGTAGTAAGATATCTAAATGATTATGATTGTGGTTTGGCTTGTACCAAACCCGAAACGAAATCCTTTGCAGATCAGCTTGAAAACTTGGTTTTTAACGGCGATCTTTTTAATAGTGCTCTTAATGGCGTGATTGCTCAAAAAGCCATTTTTTCTCGTCAGGTTTTTTTTAAATGTTTTGAACAGTTTGTGCAACCTATCTCCTTAATAATTTGA
- a CDS encoding FkbM family methyltransferase has protein sequence MHKFYSQNGEDFLLWSLFENLKKPGFFVEVGALDGIRFSNTYFFESKDWKGICIEPQPEYFKLLSKNRPNSYCFEGAASNENGYIDFYADKNGDFSTLINSNAERAKAKNKVEDYKKIIVPINRLDEILEKAKAPVPIEFVSIDVEGAEQLVLEGFDISHYKPRVLIVEANDAKSNQIIDQYMKKYGYFKAGRLKENNFYCRTFTDLIRLSLIPLKCSTIYPPHPLNPREGINDSWRTKHFNEGSFAKNNFKKFVKRIFNRFKG, from the coding sequence ATGCATAAATTTTACAGTCAAAATGGTGAGGATTTTCTTCTTTGGTCGCTATTTGAAAACCTAAAAAAACCTGGTTTCTTTGTGGAAGTTGGTGCCTTAGATGGTATAAGATTTAGCAATACATATTTCTTCGAGAGCAAAGACTGGAAAGGTATATGCATTGAGCCTCAACCTGAATATTTTAAACTTCTATCAAAGAATCGTCCCAATAGTTATTGTTTTGAAGGAGCGGCAAGTAATGAGAATGGGTATATAGATTTTTATGCCGATAAAAATGGAGATTTTTCAACATTGATAAATAGTAATGCGGAGCGTGCAAAAGCTAAAAATAAAGTCGAAGATTATAAGAAAATTATCGTTCCCATTAATAGACTTGACGAGATATTAGAAAAAGCAAAAGCTCCAGTACCTATAGAATTCGTATCAATAGACGTTGAAGGAGCAGAACAGCTTGTACTAGAAGGATTCGATATATCCCACTATAAGCCTCGTGTTTTAATTGTCGAAGCCAATGATGCTAAATCCAATCAGATAATTGATCAATACATGAAGAAATATGGATATTTTAAAGCTGGTAGGCTTAAAGAAAATAATTTCTATTGCCGAACATTTACAGATTTAATTAGATTGTCTTTGATACCTCTAAAGTGCTCCACAATCTATCCCCCTCATCCTTTAAACCCAAGGGAAGGCATTAATGATTCTTGGAGAACTAAGCACTTCAATGAGGGGAGTTTTGCAAAAAATAATTTTAAGAAATTCGTTAAACGAATTTTTAACCGATTTAAAGGATAA
- a CDS encoding acylneuraminate cytidylyltransferase codes for MEILAIIPARGGSKGIPRKNIQSLAGKPLIAHSIEAAKLSQLVDRTIVSTDDPEIEEISQKYGADVIRRPADISGGAAKSEDALLHALRHLGDTESYCPDLIVFLQCTSPLTIAEDIDGTVNALIDENSDSALSVAPFHYFLWKKDNSGNTVGINHDKGRRLMRQEQLPQYIEAGAVYVMKAPEFLNVGHRFFGKTAMYVMPKERCWEIDEPIDLRIAEMLMRQKDTSLAVKRLPDKIDGIVFDFDGVFTDNRVFIDEKGNEGVNCSRSDGWGMAEMRRAGIPMVVISTEKNPVVAARCKKLNIEYVHGVDDKLRELNRWATAQQAVLKNLIYLGNDVNDLDCLKNVGCPVVVKDAHPDAQTHASIILKANGGNGAIRELADLIMQK; via the coding sequence TTGGAAATATTGGCGATCATCCCGGCCCGAGGCGGATCGAAAGGTATTCCTCGGAAAAATATCCAATCACTTGCTGGAAAACCTTTGATTGCACATTCCATTGAGGCCGCAAAATTGAGCCAATTGGTTGATAGAACCATTGTATCGACAGACGATCCAGAAATAGAGGAAATTTCACAAAAGTATGGTGCTGATGTCATCCGGCGGCCCGCTGACATCAGCGGAGGTGCCGCCAAATCCGAAGACGCCCTTTTGCATGCGCTGCGGCATTTGGGTGATACTGAAAGTTACTGTCCTGACTTAATCGTTTTTCTTCAATGCACTTCTCCGCTGACAATTGCCGAAGACATTGACGGCACCGTCAATGCCCTGATTGATGAAAATTCGGATTCCGCACTTTCGGTTGCGCCATTCCATTATTTTCTCTGGAAAAAAGACAATTCAGGCAACACCGTGGGTATCAATCACGATAAAGGCAGACGGCTCATGCGACAGGAGCAGCTCCCCCAATATATTGAGGCCGGAGCTGTTTATGTCATGAAAGCCCCTGAGTTTTTGAATGTGGGCCATCGGTTTTTCGGCAAAACAGCAATGTATGTCATGCCTAAAGAGCGTTGCTGGGAAATCGACGAACCTATTGATTTGCGTATTGCTGAAATGCTGATGAGGCAAAAGGATACGTCGTTGGCAGTCAAAAGATTGCCGGATAAAATTGACGGCATTGTTTTTGACTTTGACGGCGTCTTTACTGATAATCGGGTCTTTATTGATGAAAAAGGCAATGAAGGAGTCAATTGCAGCCGAAGCGATGGCTGGGGAATGGCTGAAATGCGGCGCGCAGGCATTCCCATGGTCGTGATTTCAACGGAAAAAAATCCTGTCGTCGCCGCCCGATGCAAAAAACTGAATATAGAATACGTTCATGGCGTTGACGACAAACTCCGGGAATTAAACCGCTGGGCAACTGCGCAACAGGCAGTACTTAAGAACCTGATCTACCTCGGAAATGATGTAAATGACCTCGATTGTTTAAAAAACGTGGGGTGCCCGGTGGTGGTGAAAGATGCGCACCCGGATGCGCAAACCCATGCATCCATTATTCTTAAAGCAAATGGCGGCAATGGCGCCATCCGGGAACTGGCTGATTTGATAATGCAAAAATAA
- a CDS encoding glycosyltransferase family 4 protein: MTVYFYTHTLIAPFGSGTQIRQFTNIRAYLDLGMQVKVIHITQKPAYKSATLPDGAEYYPIKPDAAMVGWRHRIAYKIGFPFEDVLHVLYPDRQFIIHAVLENEKKTPGAIHHFEYPSTANVAISLQGEKLKLIWSCHDWESDRYLKLSRMREEAGRRKPFFERKRRLLYAKKIEKRIAKAISLVMTISEHEKRIFREKLGIDKAELLPISWPDECPPCRSRVWAKDGMIRLLHVGSPDAMVGYYSLNFILEDVYPLLPQDILSRLELWIVGKIKDTPYSGRIRQLAQKYPQVKFLGFVDNIRDIYTQCDLHLVGNSVATGLRTRIIESFVCGIPVLSVSNAAEGIVGLQPGQNILIEDTPENFAAQITSSVIDPSSLQRLSERGRALYDHFYSRPLSSAILGSLLAKYIFVASNSSIPPNTKDVIP; this comes from the coding sequence ATGACCGTATATTTTTATACTCATACACTCATAGCACCATTTGGGTCAGGCACTCAAATCCGACAGTTTACCAATATACGGGCTTATCTCGACCTGGGAATGCAAGTAAAGGTTATTCATATTACACAGAAACCAGCTTATAAGAGTGCCACTCTACCTGACGGCGCGGAGTATTATCCAATCAAACCAGATGCTGCCATGGTGGGATGGCGTCATCGCATTGCCTATAAAATTGGCTTTCCATTCGAAGATGTCTTGCATGTTTTATACCCTGATCGGCAATTTATCATACACGCTGTATTGGAAAATGAGAAGAAAACCCCTGGCGCTATTCACCACTTTGAGTATCCTTCTACGGCGAATGTAGCTATTTCTTTGCAGGGGGAAAAATTGAAATTGATCTGGAGTTGCCATGACTGGGAATCAGATCGTTACCTGAAACTCTCAAGAATGCGTGAAGAAGCGGGTAGGAGAAAGCCATTTTTTGAAAGAAAAAGGCGATTGCTCTATGCCAAAAAAATCGAAAAACGGATTGCAAAGGCTATCAGTCTGGTAATGACGATTTCAGAGCATGAAAAACGCATTTTTCGGGAGAAGCTTGGTATTGACAAGGCTGAACTACTTCCTATAAGTTGGCCTGATGAATGTCCGCCTTGTCGCTCCCGTGTTTGGGCTAAAGATGGGATGATACGACTTCTGCATGTCGGTAGTCCCGATGCAATGGTGGGTTACTACTCCTTAAACTTTATCCTCGAAGATGTCTATCCGCTACTGCCACAAGACATTCTTTCTCGCCTTGAGTTGTGGATTGTCGGCAAAATAAAAGATACGCCTTATTCCGGACGAATTCGGCAATTAGCCCAAAAGTATCCACAGGTAAAGTTTTTGGGTTTTGTAGATAATATACGGGATATCTATACACAATGTGACCTGCATCTAGTGGGTAATTCTGTGGCAACTGGTCTGCGCACGCGCATAATTGAGTCTTTCGTTTGTGGTATTCCTGTTTTGAGCGTTTCAAACGCCGCTGAAGGAATTGTTGGATTGCAACCGGGGCAAAATATTCTGATTGAGGACACACCTGAAAATTTTGCCGCTCAAATAACTTCCTCAGTTATTGATCCATCTTCTTTGCAGCGTCTTTCAGAGAGGGGACGTGCTTTGTATGACCATTTTTACTCTCGCCCTCTTTCATCTGCCATTTTAGGGAGCTTGCTCGCGAAGTACATCTTTGTCGCTTCAAACAGTTCCATTCCACCGAATACAAAGGATGTAATCCCCTAA
- a CDS encoding N-acetylneuraminate synthase family protein codes for MPKTVEIGGRLIGEGQPAYVIAEIGLNHNGDLDIAKKLIDAAALAGCEAVKFQKRTPEECVPPDQRDIERETPWGVMTYMEYRYRVEFGEEEYRQIDNYCKEKGIAWFASCWDKTAVDFMEQFEPVCYKVASASLTDNDLLKHIRKTGRPIMLSTGMSKMEEIKQAIPAVNTSPLLIAHSTSSYPCKPEELNLQMIKTLKDMFDYPIGYSGHEVGLQTTYAAVTLGASFVERHITLDRTMWGSDQAASVEPWGLMRLVRDIRVIEKALGDGVKKVYESEMPIRSKLRGN; via the coding sequence ATGCCAAAAACTGTCGAAATTGGAGGCCGTTTAATTGGGGAAGGACAGCCCGCGTATGTAATTGCCGAAATCGGTTTGAATCATAATGGGGACCTGGATATCGCCAAAAAACTGATCGACGCTGCCGCACTGGCAGGGTGCGAAGCGGTTAAATTTCAAAAACGGACCCCAGAGGAATGTGTTCCTCCTGACCAGAGGGATATTGAACGGGAAACGCCCTGGGGGGTGATGACGTACATGGAGTACCGGTATCGCGTGGAGTTCGGCGAGGAGGAATACAGGCAAATAGACAATTACTGCAAAGAAAAGGGGATTGCGTGGTTTGCTTCCTGTTGGGACAAGACAGCGGTGGATTTTATGGAGCAGTTTGAACCGGTCTGCTATAAAGTCGCTTCTGCATCACTCACCGACAATGATCTTCTAAAACATATCCGGAAAACGGGCAGACCGATTATGCTTTCAACTGGAATGTCAAAGATGGAGGAAATCAAACAGGCGATTCCTGCGGTGAACACCTCCCCACTTTTGATTGCCCACAGCACCAGCAGCTATCCTTGTAAGCCGGAGGAACTCAATCTCCAGATGATCAAAACCTTAAAAGATATGTTTGACTATCCCATTGGTTATTCCGGTCATGAAGTCGGGTTGCAAACGACTTATGCCGCGGTTACATTAGGTGCGTCATTTGTTGAACGGCATATCACCCTGGACCGCACCATGTGGGGCAGTGATCAAGCGGCTTCCGTGGAACCCTGGGGCCTGATGCGCTTGGTGCGGGATATCCGGGTTATTGAAAAGGCATTGGGGGACGGTGTTAAGAAAGTGTATGAGAGTGAAATGCCGATAAGATCAAAACTTAGAGGCAATTAA
- a CDS encoding glycosyltransferase family A protein, whose product MLKLFFKSLYDNTHEPFDLMVFDNGSCEEVKNYLIGLQQEGKIQYLIFSSQNLKKLGALNYLLSAAPGEYIAFADSDVYFLPGWLEESLKIMETFPEAGQITALPLANSLGSRYSGTLFGIEQSSTVSVEHGSNLISEDFLFAHATSIGIEWDKYTQRLAGRKDILVKRNSVGAFVSAADFQFLTTSKALRDVLPINNVRQEEYFDPIYSPVFEIRLNQKGYWRLSTVDYLVHHMGNKIPDLQSELFWLSSDSISCQNKKFVPHKSNAWLAYLKGNRFVRSLFKKLNLMTYRFLYE is encoded by the coding sequence GTGCTAAAACTCTTTTTCAAGAGTCTTTACGATAACACCCATGAGCCGTTCGACCTGATGGTTTTTGATAATGGTTCATGCGAAGAGGTCAAAAATTATTTAATAGGCTTGCAACAAGAAGGTAAAATCCAATATTTAATTTTTTCAAGCCAAAATTTGAAAAAACTCGGTGCGCTCAACTATCTTCTTTCTGCCGCGCCCGGCGAATATATAGCCTTTGCAGATAGTGATGTATATTTTCTCCCTGGTTGGTTGGAGGAGTCGCTCAAGATAATGGAGACTTTTCCTGAAGCCGGCCAAATTACGGCTTTACCTTTGGCTAACTCTTTAGGCTCTCGTTATTCAGGCACGCTTTTTGGAATTGAACAGTCTTCAACTGTTTCCGTTGAGCATGGAAGCAATTTGATTTCAGAAGATTTTTTGTTTGCTCATGCGACTAGCATAGGCATAGAGTGGGATAAATATACTCAGCGGCTTGCAGGGCGTAAAGATATCCTTGTAAAACGGAACTCGGTGGGCGCTTTTGTTTCTGCTGCTGATTTCCAATTTCTCACTACATCAAAAGCGCTTAGAGATGTTTTGCCAATTAATAATGTTAGGCAAGAAGAATATTTTGATCCGATTTACAGTCCAGTATTTGAGATTCGCTTGAACCAAAAAGGGTATTGGAGGTTATCAACAGTAGATTATCTCGTTCACCATATGGGGAACAAAATCCCTGACCTTCAATCAGAGCTTTTTTGGTTATCCAGTGATAGTATTTCCTGCCAAAATAAAAAATTTGTGCCTCATAAGTCAAATGCCTGGCTTGCTTATCTAAAAGGAAACCGCTTCGTTCGATCTCTTTTTAAAAAACTCAATTTAATGACTTATCGATTTTTATATGAATAA
- a CDS encoding sulfotransferase domain-containing protein: MNNEIFQRILKQIKSAYSYWGFRFFIRPTDTFIVSYPKSGTTWLSFLVANILKDDLTVLNLKNSINYIPDINKVYLKRKGYLHGSLKTFNQMQSPRIFKVHSPYDPLLKKVIYVLRDPRDVMISYWHYQRMCNKNFFLDLKSFIELDDIWPCRWDSHVAGWLNAPNKTNILFVYYESLKQNPEYCLKKVLDFIGITYGNKQISTAIKSSSFKSMQTLEDRYGTSEKLQNRQERFVRKGLAGGWKQELDAESLLSLEAKFAKEMQRAGYRLST; encoded by the coding sequence ATGAATAATGAAATATTTCAAAGAATTTTAAAACAAATCAAATCGGCTTATAGTTACTGGGGATTTCGTTTTTTTATTCGACCAACCGATACCTTCATAGTATCTTATCCAAAATCTGGCACAACTTGGCTTTCTTTTTTAGTGGCCAATATTCTAAAAGATGATTTAACGGTGTTAAATTTGAAAAATTCAATTAATTATATTCCTGATATCAATAAAGTTTACTTAAAAAGAAAAGGTTATTTGCATGGAAGCTTAAAGACTTTTAATCAAATGCAATCGCCGCGCATCTTCAAAGTTCATTCCCCCTACGATCCTTTGTTAAAGAAAGTCATTTATGTATTACGGGACCCTCGGGATGTTATGATTTCTTATTGGCACTATCAAAGAATGTGTAATAAAAACTTTTTTCTAGATTTAAAAAGCTTTATTGAGTTAGATGATATCTGGCCTTGTAGGTGGGATTCACATGTAGCTGGATGGTTAAACGCTCCTAATAAAACGAATATATTATTTGTTTATTACGAAAGTTTAAAACAAAACCCCGAATATTGTCTAAAAAAAGTTTTAGATTTCATAGGGATTACATACGGTAATAAGCAAATATCTACTGCTATAAAATCCTCTAGCTTCAAAAGTATGCAAACACTTGAAGACCGCTACGGAACCTCTGAGAAATTGCAAAACAGGCAAGAGCGGTTTGTGCGCAAAGGTTTGGCTGGAGGATGGAAACAAGAGTTAGACGCTGAATCCCTGCTATCCTTAGAAGCTAAATTTGCTAAAGAAATGCAGCGGGCTGGTTATCGCTTATCTACTTAA
- a CDS encoding DUF5672 family protein has protein sequence MLKKCSGLVIAYLLNHNNMKSKIAIVVPNYKPDLTAEEKISLRHLSHYLNDFPQFAIQPVGLGKCLEGVELREFPAHYFKNIKNYSKLLLSPEFYETFVEYDYVLIYQLDCLVFSDNLRSWCEMGYDYIGAPLFEKESQPPRISRVGNGGLSLRRVQSFLNVLNTEHIPPWSAVLTANLPDLKKFPLPARWSKKLRVIRDARRGIEWYRTHYSLNEDLFWSDRAHLFHPNFKIAPSDIALGFAFDAHPMTCFEQNNRQMPFGAHAWAKWNRDFWETYIYK, from the coding sequence TTGCTAAAGAAATGCAGCGGGCTGGTTATCGCTTATCTACTTAACCATAATAATATGAAATCTAAAATCGCCATAGTTGTCCCTAACTATAAACCTGATCTAACAGCTGAAGAGAAAATATCTCTACGCCACCTTTCGCATTACTTAAATGATTTTCCCCAATTTGCGATACAACCAGTTGGGTTGGGAAAATGCTTGGAGGGGGTCGAATTGCGGGAATTTCCTGCCCATTACTTTAAAAATATTAAAAATTACAGCAAGCTTCTGCTTTCCCCGGAATTTTATGAAACTTTTGTAGAATATGATTACGTATTGATCTATCAGTTGGATTGCCTGGTCTTTTCCGATAACCTGCGCAGCTGGTGTGAAATGGGCTATGACTATATAGGCGCGCCGCTATTCGAAAAAGAAAGCCAGCCGCCACGTATCTCGCGGGTCGGCAATGGAGGCCTCTCCCTGCGGCGCGTTCAGTCCTTTCTGAATGTATTAAATACAGAACATATTCCCCCATGGAGTGCTGTTCTGACCGCCAATCTGCCTGATCTGAAAAAGTTCCCCCTTCCGGCGCGCTGGTCCAAGAAATTGCGTGTAATCCGCGACGCTCGTCGTGGAATTGAATGGTATAGAACACATTACAGTCTTAACGAAGACCTTTTCTGGTCTGATCGCGCTCATCTGTTTCATCCGAACTTCAAAATTGCGCCTTCCGATATAGCCTTAGGCTTTGCCTTCGATGCACACCCCATGACCTGTTTTGAACAAAACAATCGACAAATGCCATTTGGCGCTCATGCCTGGGCCAAATGGAATCGCGACTTTTGGGAGACTTATATCTACAAATGA
- a CDS encoding sulfotransferase — MGNLPNLIIFGIAKCGTSAIHDYLDLHPQITMSKIKELSFFNSNRAWKRGINWYESNWPIRNDILGESSPSYTEDADWQEVPERIAHTLTDVKLIYMVRDPIDRIRSHYANAYRKHLENRTFQEAIFSDPKNLFIDLSKYYKKILPFWNLFGQQSIYIVDLWDLKTNPRETMQGVFRFLNVEDSFYSPKFERSINNSSVKKREINIITALRHFKNNTILSKIHFPLFLHKVNKIFFKRAVRLPELQSAERKILARYLEEDIQKFRELSGKNFNHWSV; from the coding sequence TTGGGCAACCTACCAAACCTAATAATTTTTGGAATAGCGAAATGTGGAACAAGTGCCATTCATGATTATCTAGATTTACACCCCCAAATTACCATGTCCAAAATAAAAGAACTTTCTTTTTTTAACTCGAATAGGGCATGGAAAAGGGGCATTAACTGGTACGAGTCAAATTGGCCTATTAGAAATGACATATTGGGAGAATCCTCCCCTTCATACACCGAAGATGCAGATTGGCAAGAAGTCCCTGAAAGAATCGCTCATACCCTTACAGATGTCAAATTGATTTATATGGTTCGCGACCCAATTGACAGGATCCGTTCCCATTATGCTAATGCTTATCGAAAACATTTAGAAAACCGAACTTTTCAAGAAGCTATTTTTTCTGATCCGAAAAATCTTTTCATCGATCTGAGTAAATATTACAAAAAAATTTTGCCCTTTTGGAATTTGTTTGGGCAACAATCGATATATATTGTTGACTTATGGGATTTAAAAACGAATCCACGCGAGACGATGCAAGGGGTTTTTCGGTTCCTTAACGTTGAAGATTCATTCTATTCCCCAAAGTTTGAGCGTTCGATAAACAATAGTTCAGTTAAGAAAAGAGAGATAAATATCATAACTGCACTTCGTCATTTTAAAAACAATACGATACTATCAAAAATTCATTTTCCCCTTTTCCTTCATAAGGTTAATAAAATATTTTTCAAGCGTGCGGTCCGTTTACCGGAGCTTCAAAGCGCTGAAAGAAAAATCCTTGCTCGGTATTTAGAGGAAGATATTCAGAAATTTAGAGAATTATCTGGAAAAAACTTTAATCACTGGTCTGTATAG